The proteins below are encoded in one region of Tsuneonella sp. CC-YZS046:
- a CDS encoding VOC family protein — translation MFDGAGKIFQNAYIVDDIDAMMDHWVKLEGAGPFFLHRNLQLDIEYRGQPSSIDIDLAIGQAGPVHIELIQVHCDNPTVYTDTVPKGSGPRFHHNGYLARDFDAAVAAYEGAGYEIAMKGVFGDTPFVYVDTFDAVGCFTEFHEDTAEIRAMFKYIADASTGWDGSRPIRPMSELLQWMND, via the coding sequence ATGTTCGATGGCGCCGGCAAGATCTTCCAGAACGCCTATATCGTCGACGATATAGATGCGATGATGGACCATTGGGTGAAGCTGGAAGGAGCGGGCCCGTTCTTCCTGCACCGCAATCTTCAACTCGATATCGAATATCGCGGCCAGCCCTCGTCGATCGACATCGATCTGGCGATCGGCCAAGCCGGGCCTGTCCATATCGAGCTGATCCAGGTGCATTGCGACAATCCGACCGTCTATACCGATACGGTGCCCAAAGGCTCCGGCCCGCGTTTTCATCACAATGGCTATCTCGCCAGGGATTTCGACGCGGCCGTCGCCGCCTATGAAGGGGCGGGTTACGAGATCGCGATGAAGGGCGTGTTCGGCGACACGCCGTTCGTCTATGTGGACACCTTCGATGCCGTCGGCTGCTTCACCGAATTCCACGAAGATACGGCGGAAATCCGCGCCATGTTCAAATATATCGCGGATGCCTCGACCGGGTGGGACGGCTCCCGCCCCATTCGCCCGATGTCCGAATTGCTGCAATGGATGAACGACTGA
- a CDS encoding CHAD domain-containing protein → MKDTAAQVTKEVELKLELAADAADRLEAAGLFPGQPEIIRQYAIYFDTPGHTLSAAGLSLRIRRNGDSRVQTIKVKGGAAAGLFVRSEWEREVESDDPVIDESTPIPALMNDKAGGIGPLFAVENERHLWNGEAVEISLDRGRVIAGGREAPVCEVELEQKGSDPATIFALARRINAIAPVRLGILSKAERGYRLLGPELTATKAEPVRLDADMATGRAFQEIVHACLRQFRLNEPLIADHQDAAALHQARVALRRLRSALSIHKPMAADKRAGILNGELRWLAAELGKARDLDVLIERAAEGPLKARLMDERAKAYAGAIAAIASDRARAVMIDLVEWISTGAWLSNAKGRELRELPVREFAVRTLDRLRRKVKKGGRDLEELSDEARHEVRKAAKKLRYATEFYASLYEGKRERRRHKRFLSALETLQDKLGILNDLTTTPELLRRLGLMDNPAAQALLGAGKKSRLLSDAAEAHDALLDAKRFWQ, encoded by the coding sequence ATGAAGGACACGGCAGCACAGGTGACGAAGGAAGTGGAGCTGAAGCTGGAGCTTGCCGCCGACGCCGCGGACAGGTTGGAAGCCGCGGGGTTGTTCCCGGGCCAGCCGGAAATCATTCGCCAGTATGCAATCTATTTCGACACGCCCGGCCATACCCTCTCCGCAGCCGGCCTTTCGCTGCGAATCCGCCGGAACGGCGACAGCCGGGTCCAGACGATCAAGGTGAAGGGCGGCGCGGCGGCGGGCCTGTTCGTCCGCAGCGAATGGGAGCGCGAGGTCGAGAGCGATGATCCGGTCATCGACGAAAGCACGCCGATCCCGGCGCTTATGAACGACAAGGCGGGCGGGATCGGCCCACTGTTCGCGGTGGAGAACGAACGGCATCTCTGGAACGGCGAAGCGGTGGAAATCTCCCTGGATCGCGGGCGCGTCATCGCCGGGGGGCGGGAGGCGCCGGTCTGTGAAGTGGAGCTGGAGCAGAAAGGCAGCGATCCAGCCACGATCTTCGCGCTGGCGCGGCGGATAAACGCCATCGCCCCGGTCCGTCTCGGCATACTGAGCAAGGCGGAACGCGGCTATCGGCTGCTGGGGCCGGAACTGACCGCGACCAAGGCCGAGCCGGTCAGGCTCGATGCCGACATGGCCACAGGGCGCGCGTTCCAGGAAATCGTCCACGCCTGCCTGCGCCAGTTCAGGCTGAACGAACCGCTGATCGCGGACCATCAGGATGCGGCGGCGCTGCATCAGGCGCGGGTCGCATTGCGGCGCCTGCGCTCGGCCCTATCCATCCATAAGCCGATGGCCGCCGACAAGCGCGCCGGCATATTGAACGGAGAGCTGCGCTGGCTGGCGGCCGAGCTGGGCAAGGCGCGCGACCTCGACGTGCTGATCGAGCGCGCCGCTGAAGGCCCGCTCAAGGCCCGCCTGATGGATGAGCGCGCCAAGGCCTATGCAGGCGCGATCGCCGCGATCGCCTCGGATCGGGCGCGCGCCGTCATGATCGACCTCGTCGAATGGATCTCGACCGGCGCATGGCTGTCGAACGCGAAGGGCCGCGAGCTGCGGGAACTTCCGGTGCGCGAATTCGCTGTCAGGACGCTCGACCGGCTTCGCAGGAAAGTGAAGAAGGGCGGCCGCGACCTGGAGGAATTGAGCGACGAAGCGCGGCACGAGGTCCGCAAGGCCGCCAAGAAGCTGCGCTATGCAACCGAATTCTACGCTTCTCTCTACGAGGGCAAGCGCGAACGCCGGCGGCACAAGCGCTTTCTTTCCGCCCTGGAGACGCTGCAGGACAAGCTCGGCATACTCAACGATCTCACCACCACGCCCGAGCTTTTGCGCAGGCTGGGCCTGATGGACAACCCGGCGGCGCAGGCCCTGCTCGGCGCGGGCAAGAAATCCCGCCTGCTGTCGGACGCCGCCGAGGCGCATGACGCCCTGCTGGATGCAAAGCGCTTCTGGCAGTGA
- a CDS encoding NAD+ synthase, with protein sequence MTDALSITLAQLNQTVGDIGGNAARILEVRKRARESDLVVFPEMQLIGYPAEDLILKPSLIQRAQAELDRLAQATNDGGPAILVGSVFVRDGALHNGVALLDGGIVTAVRFKHELPNYGTFDEKRLFSPGPLPEPVLFRGAMLGLPVCEDIWHPDVCRHLADMGAGLLICVNGSPYEIEKDVLRIEGVAKRRAADTGLPLAYLNRVGGQDELVFDGGSFVVNGDGKLAVQMADWEEREVRTHWTRTARGWNCDRGQIEKLADHPEDIYCAMVLALRDYVDKNGFPGVVLGMSGGIDSAICAAIAADALGPERVWAVMLPSRYTSQESLDDAMACAEALGCRYSTIPIQPAVEGFDRMLEDDFADTQVDITEENLQSRIRGVTLMALSNKFGPMLMTTGNKSEMSVGYATIYGDMAGGYNPLKDAYKMTVFAVSEWRNSHKPKIGLGPEGPVIPENIIRKPPSAELRPDQKDEDSLPPYPVLDAILLGLVEHEKSVEQVVAEGHDRDTVVRIERLLHLAEYKRRQAPPGVKLGARNFGRDRRYPITHKFRSG encoded by the coding sequence ATGACCGACGCGCTCTCGATCACCCTTGCCCAGCTCAACCAGACTGTTGGCGATATCGGCGGCAACGCCGCCCGTATCCTGGAAGTACGCAAACGCGCCCGCGAAAGCGATCTCGTGGTGTTTCCGGAAATGCAGCTGATCGGCTATCCGGCGGAGGATCTGATCCTCAAGCCGTCGCTGATCCAGCGCGCCCAGGCGGAGCTGGACCGGCTGGCCCAGGCCACCAACGACGGCGGCCCGGCGATCCTGGTGGGCAGCGTGTTCGTGCGGGACGGGGCATTGCACAATGGCGTCGCGCTGCTGGATGGCGGGATCGTGACGGCGGTGCGCTTCAAGCACGAGCTGCCCAATTACGGCACTTTCGACGAGAAGCGCCTGTTCTCGCCCGGCCCGCTGCCGGAGCCGGTGCTGTTTCGCGGCGCGATGCTCGGCCTGCCGGTGTGCGAGGATATCTGGCATCCCGATGTCTGCCGCCATCTCGCGGATATGGGGGCCGGGCTGCTGATCTGCGTCAACGGCAGCCCTTACGAGATCGAGAAGGACGTGCTGCGGATCGAAGGGGTGGCGAAGCGCCGCGCCGCGGATACCGGCCTGCCGCTGGCCTATCTCAACCGGGTCGGCGGGCAGGACGAGTTGGTGTTCGACGGCGGCAGCTTCGTCGTCAATGGCGACGGCAAGCTCGCGGTCCAGATGGCCGATTGGGAAGAACGGGAGGTGCGCACGCACTGGACCCGCACGGCGCGGGGCTGGAACTGCGACCGTGGGCAGATCGAGAAGCTGGCCGATCATCCCGAGGACATCTATTGCGCGATGGTCCTCGCCTTGCGCGATTACGTGGACAAGAACGGCTTCCCGGGCGTCGTGCTCGGCATGTCGGGCGGGATCGACAGCGCCATCTGCGCCGCCATCGCCGCCGATGCGCTGGGGCCGGAGCGGGTGTGGGCGGTGATGCTGCCGAGCCGCTACACCAGCCAGGAAAGCCTCGACGATGCGATGGCCTGCGCCGAGGCGCTGGGCTGCCGCTATTCGACCATCCCGATCCAGCCCGCCGTGGAAGGCTTCGATCGGATGCTTGAGGATGATTTCGCCGACACCCAGGTCGACATCACCGAGGAGAATCTCCAGTCCCGCATTCGCGGCGTCACGCTGATGGCGCTGTCCAACAAGTTCGGCCCGATGCTGATGACGACCGGCAACAAGAGCGAGATGAGCGTGGGCTACGCCACCATATACGGCGACATGGCGGGCGGCTACAATCCGCTCAAGGATGCCTACAAGATGACTGTCTTCGCGGTTTCGGAATGGCGCAACAGCCACAAGCCGAAGATCGGGCTGGGGCCGGAAGGGCCGGTGATCCCGGAAAACATCATTCGCAAGCCACCGAGCGCGGAGCTGCGGCCGGACCAGAAGGACGAGGATTCGCTGCCGCCCTATCCGGTGCTGGATGCGATCCTGCTGGGGCTGGTCGAGCATGAGAAGAGCGTGGAGCAGGTGGTGGCGGAAGGCCATGACCGCGACACCGTGGTGCGGATCGAGCGCCTGCTCCACCTCGCGGAATACAAGCGGCGCCAGGCGCCGCCCGGGGTCAAGCTGGGTGCGCGCAATTTCGGGCGCGACCGGCGCTATCCGATCACCCACAAGTTCCGGAGCGGCTGA
- a CDS encoding YnfA family protein translates to MTLLAYFGAALAEIAGCFAFWAWLRLGKSPWWLVPGVASLCLFAWLLTLVDTEQAGRAYAAYGGIYILSALLWLWAAEGTRPDKWDTLGVAVCIMGAAIILWGPRPS, encoded by the coding sequence ATGACGCTCCTTGCCTATTTCGGGGCCGCGCTTGCGGAAATTGCCGGCTGCTTCGCCTTCTGGGCATGGCTCAGGCTGGGCAAGTCCCCATGGTGGCTGGTCCCGGGCGTGGCCTCGCTGTGCCTGTTCGCCTGGCTGCTGACGCTGGTGGACACGGAACAGGCCGGTCGCGCCTATGCGGCCTATGGCGGAATCTACATCCTTTCAGCCCTGCTGTGGCTGTGGGCGGCAGAGGGGACCAGGCCCGACAAATGGGACACGCTGGGCGTTGCCGTGTGCATCATGGGGGCAGCCATCATCCTGTGGGGGCCG
- the pyk gene encoding pyruvate kinase produces the protein MAKLEPRNRKVKILATVGPASHDPAMLRRLLLAGADAFRVNMSHGDHATHAETIQAIRALEKEFARPIAILCDLQGPKLRVGTFKEGKAIIRHSGHFILDRDPAPGNENRVCLPHPELFGILEKGQRLLIDDGKIRLRIIRADDQEILCSAEVGGVISDRKGVNIPDVEIPIPALTDKDRKDLAFAVQNGADWIALSFVQRPEDIAEARRLMGGYGALCAKIEKPQAVKRLGEILELADAVMVARGDLGVELNPEEVPPLQKRIVAAARTVGKPVIVATQMLESMIESPAPTRAEVSDVANAVYDGADAVMLSAETAAGKWPEEAVTIMHRIAGEVERDPGYKGRVHFHATLPDATTADALSHACMTIAETVSIAAIIVFTGSGASARRVARERPATPMLVLTPSTGTARRMALLWGAHAVTTRDIGSFEEMIAKGKRMALRHGFGHAGSKLIALAGVPFGTPGATNLLHVVTLTGDELKRA, from the coding sequence TTGGCCAAGCTTGAACCACGTAACCGCAAGGTCAAGATACTCGCAACCGTCGGGCCGGCCAGCCATGACCCGGCGATGCTGCGCCGGCTGCTGCTGGCGGGGGCGGACGCCTTCCGGGTCAATATGAGCCATGGCGATCATGCGACCCATGCCGAGACGATCCAGGCGATCCGCGCCCTGGAGAAGGAATTCGCCCGCCCGATCGCGATTTTGTGCGATCTGCAGGGGCCGAAGCTGCGGGTCGGGACATTCAAGGAAGGAAAGGCGATCATTCGCCATTCCGGCCATTTCATCCTCGACCGCGACCCGGCACCGGGCAACGAGAATCGCGTCTGCCTGCCCCACCCGGAACTGTTCGGCATCCTCGAAAAGGGCCAGCGGCTGCTGATCGACGACGGCAAGATCCGGCTCCGGATCATCCGCGCCGACGACCAGGAGATCCTGTGCTCGGCGGAGGTCGGGGGCGTGATTTCGGATCGCAAGGGGGTCAATATCCCCGATGTCGAAATTCCCATCCCGGCCCTCACCGACAAGGACCGCAAGGATCTGGCATTCGCGGTCCAGAACGGGGCGGACTGGATTGCCCTCTCCTTCGTGCAGCGGCCCGAGGACATCGCCGAAGCGCGGCGCCTGATGGGCGGCTACGGGGCGCTGTGCGCCAAGATCGAGAAGCCGCAGGCGGTGAAGCGGCTGGGGGAAATCCTGGAACTGGCCGATGCGGTGATGGTCGCTCGCGGCGATCTCGGCGTGGAGCTGAACCCCGAGGAAGTCCCGCCGCTGCAGAAGCGCATCGTCGCCGCCGCGCGCACGGTCGGCAAGCCGGTGATCGTGGCCACGCAGATGCTCGAATCCATGATCGAAAGCCCGGCACCGACCCGCGCGGAAGTGTCCGATGTCGCCAATGCGGTGTATGACGGGGCCGATGCGGTGATGCTGTCGGCGGAGACGGCGGCCGGCAAATGGCCGGAGGAAGCGGTCACCATCATGCACCGGATCGCCGGGGAGGTGGAGCGTGATCCCGGCTACAAGGGGCGGGTCCATTTCCATGCGACCCTGCCCGATGCGACCACCGCCGATGCGCTCAGCCATGCCTGCATGACCATCGCCGAGACGGTTTCGATCGCCGCCATCATCGTGTTCACCGGATCGGGCGCCAGCGCCCGCCGGGTGGCGCGCGAACGGCCCGCGACCCCGATGCTGGTGCTGACGCCATCGACCGGCACCGCCCGGCGCATGGCGCTGCTGTGGGGCGCGCATGCGGTCACCACCCGGGACATCGGCAGCTTCGAGGAAATGATCGCCAAGGGCAAGCGGATGGCGCTGCGCCACGGTTTCGGCCATGCCGGTTCCAAGCTGATCGCGCTGGCCGGGGTGCCCTTCGGCACGCCGGGGGCGACCAATCTGCTGCATGTGGTGACGCTGACCGGGGACGAGCTGAAACGCGCCTGA
- the gltX gene encoding glutamate--tRNA ligase, giving the protein MDIVTRFAPSPTGRLHVGNIRTALHNWLLAKKGGGRFLLRIDDTDAERSREDYVEAIREDLAWLGLEPDAEERQSRRFDRYEAAFEALKGQGRAYPCYETAQELELKRKVLLGRGLPPIYDRGALKLTDADRAEKEAQGIAPHWRFKLDHGEPIAWQDGIRGAQHFDPAQLSDPVVRRADGSWLYMLPSAVDDIAMGVTDVLRGEDHVSNTAVQIQMFTALHAAPPRFAHEALLVGSEGKLSKRLGALGADAFRTRGIEPQALVALLARLGTSLPVEPIADRAQLVESFDLSTFGRAPARFDDAELERLNAAILHQLPFGEVRHRLPAGMSEQGWNAIRPNLSTLADAADWWRVVTGPVAQPPFDAETKAFLGQAAALLTWSDDPWHSLTGGLKEATGRKGKALFLPLRQALTGRDSGPDMAQLLPLIGEAEARARLERAAA; this is encoded by the coding sequence ATGGATATCGTAACCCGCTTTGCCCCGTCGCCCACCGGGCGGCTCCACGTCGGCAATATCCGCACTGCCCTGCATAACTGGCTGCTGGCGAAGAAGGGGGGCGGGCGTTTCCTGCTGCGGATCGACGACACCGATGCGGAGCGCAGCCGGGAAGATTACGTAGAGGCGATTCGCGAGGACCTCGCCTGGCTCGGGCTGGAACCCGACGCGGAGGAACGCCAGTCGCGTCGGTTCGATCGCTACGAAGCCGCGTTCGAAGCCTTGAAGGGGCAGGGCCGCGCCTATCCCTGCTACGAAACCGCGCAGGAACTGGAACTCAAGCGCAAGGTGCTGCTGGGCCGGGGCCTGCCGCCGATCTACGATCGCGGCGCGCTCAAGCTGACGGATGCGGATCGCGCCGAGAAGGAGGCGCAGGGCATCGCGCCGCATTGGCGCTTCAAGCTGGATCATGGTGAGCCAATCGCGTGGCAGGACGGCATCCGGGGGGCGCAGCATTTCGACCCGGCGCAGCTTTCCGACCCGGTTGTCCGGCGCGCGGACGGGAGCTGGCTCTACATGCTGCCCAGCGCGGTGGACGACATCGCCATGGGGGTGACGGACGTGCTGCGCGGCGAGGATCACGTTTCCAATACTGCTGTGCAAATTCAAATGTTTACCGCACTTCATGCTGCACCCCCGCGCTTTGCTCACGAAGCGCTGCTGGTGGGCAGCGAAGGCAAGCTGTCCAAGCGTCTGGGCGCGCTCGGCGCGGATGCATTTCGCACTCGCGGAATCGAGCCGCAGGCACTGGTGGCGTTGCTGGCGCGGCTGGGGACTTCGCTGCCGGTCGAGCCGATCGCGGACCGCGCGCAGCTCGTCGAGAGCTTCGATCTGTCCACCTTCGGACGTGCTCCTGCACGGTTCGACGATGCCGAGCTGGAGCGGCTGAATGCGGCGATCCTGCATCAGCTTCCGTTCGGCGAGGTGCGGCATCGCCTGCCGGCCGGAATGAGCGAGCAAGGGTGGAACGCCATTCGCCCGAACCTTTCCACGCTGGCCGATGCCGCCGACTGGTGGAGGGTCGTGACCGGCCCGGTCGCGCAACCGCCGTTCGATGCCGAGACGAAGGCATTCCTCGGCCAGGCCGCCGCGCTGCTGACCTGGAGCGACGATCCCTGGCACAGCCTCACCGGCGGTTTGAAGGAAGCGACCGGGCGCAAGGGCAAGGCGCTGTTCCTGCCTTTGCGGCAGGCGCTGACCGGGCGGGATTCGGGGCCGGACATGGCACAGCTGCTACCCCTGATCGGCGAGGCCGAGGCCCGCGCCCGGCTGGAGCGCGCCGCCGCCTGA
- a CDS encoding DUF1244 domain-containing protein yields MPDRTDPLDLLPDSVAAAAFRRLVRHLRRRHDAQNIELMGLAGFCRNCLADWIDEAGAGLGKADARAAIHGMPMEEWKAKYQSEATPEQIARMEESMKKNADMG; encoded by the coding sequence ATGCCCGATCGAACCGACCCGCTCGACCTGCTGCCCGACAGCGTGGCCGCCGCAGCCTTCCGCCGCCTCGTGCGCCATTTGCGGCGCCGGCATGACGCCCAGAATATCGAGCTGATGGGGCTGGCGGGCTTTTGCCGGAATTGCCTGGCCGACTGGATCGACGAAGCGGGCGCCGGGCTGGGCAAGGCCGATGCGCGCGCGGCGATCCACGGCATGCCGATGGAGGAATGGAAGGCGAAATATCAGAGCGAGGCCACGCCGGAGCAGATCGCCCGGATGGAGGAGAGCATGAAGAAGAACGCGGATATGGGATAA